From Nonlabens sp. Ci31, the proteins below share one genomic window:
- a CDS encoding LytR/AlgR family response regulator transcription factor, with protein MSNTILNCFVVDDSSIQRLAIVKMIEGHPNLKLIGEFSNAVETKTALKEQTVDLIFLDIEMPILTGFDLLDDITEKPGVIFVTGQTKYAFKAFDYAAIDYLQKPIKKDRFLYAVERALLAHKMKTEMIEDRGEFIFVKSNLKKRKVYLKELKYIQALGDYVKLITDEDSLIVLSTMKSFESTLPEEDFLRIHKSYIVNLRKVEKFNSKAVELGNEVLPLSRNRKSELVEALSQF; from the coding sequence ATGAGCAACACTATTCTAAACTGTTTTGTAGTAGATGATTCTAGTATACAACGACTCGCTATCGTAAAAATGATAGAAGGTCATCCAAACTTAAAGCTAATAGGCGAATTTAGCAACGCTGTGGAGACTAAAACAGCATTAAAAGAACAAACAGTAGATCTTATCTTTTTAGATATAGAGATGCCCATTCTTACTGGTTTTGATTTATTAGACGACATTACAGAAAAACCAGGTGTCATTTTTGTCACTGGACAAACCAAGTATGCTTTTAAAGCATTTGATTATGCAGCCATTGACTATTTACAAAAGCCTATTAAAAAAGATCGTTTTCTTTATGCAGTAGAGCGAGCACTGCTAGCACATAAGATGAAAACTGAAATGATCGAGGATCGCGGTGAATTTATCTTTGTAAAAAGCAATCTTAAAAAACGTAAAGTATACCTTAAAGAACTGAAATACATTCAAGCACTGGGTGATTATGTAAAACTAATCACAGATGAGGATAGCTTAATCGTTCTTTCTACTATGAAGTCCTTTGAAAGCACCCTTCCTGAAGAAGACTTTCTGCGTATTCATAAATCTTACATAGTAAATTTGAGAAAAGTCGAGAAGTTCAATTCTAAGGCAGTAGAGTTAGGTAATGAAGTATTGCCTTTAAGTCGCAATAGAAAATCAGAACTTGTTGAGGCACTGTCTCAATTTTAA
- the priA gene encoding primosomal protein N' codes for MQHFIDVILPLPLERYFTYTVNTVEADFLKPGMRVAVPFGKSKIYTGIVHRVHQENTATYEVKDIEFIIDEQPVVTESQLQFWEWISSYYLCAVGQVMRASLPKSFLLESETIVLKNEATFIENTLLDDREFLVMEALESRNALKVQEVMDILDRKSVLPILQKMLEKDLIILQEELYHTYKPKTEKFILLQEELNEEEKLQSVLEELQRAPKQREAVMTLFMMQAGNSKEVTKKQLIERANVTAAVIKTLVSKGILVEIEKEIDRVLDKEEEGSELYRLNEDQTKALQQIKSSFKVRKTVLLHGVTSSGKTQLYVELIREQLEKGHQALYLLPEIALTTQLISRLKNFFKHQVLVYHSKYNLNERLEVWNHVINAKEPYVIIGARSAMLLPFQNLGLIIVDEEHETSFKQYDPAPRYHARDTAIVLGHMKKASVLLGSATPALESYYNASSGKYNLVELKKRFGNVQMPEINMVDIKEKHKRKKMTGHFSDTLIEHMQQAFRDKKQVILFQNRRGYAPIMECGTCGNAPQCPNCDVSLTYHQYKGQLRCHYCGYHTFVPKECPSCSSSAMDTKGFGTEQIEQEFRMLFPNHKVARMDLDTTRGKNSYEKLIHQMDAGEIDCLVGTQMLTKGLDFRNVSLVGVMNADSMLNFPDFRAHERCFQLLTQVSGRAGRTKEVGKVLIQSYHPDHMILQQVSSYDYATMYKEQIEERYQFKYPPFQRLIRITFKHRDYQTTFDSSTWFVNALNQIPHGVVVLGPEFPPVSRIRNLYNIHVIIKLSKQQAPDQVKGYIMKVKKSFESIKQYRSVRCNIDVDAY; via the coding sequence ATGCAGCATTTCATTGATGTTATTTTACCACTTCCTCTAGAACGTTATTTTACTTATACGGTCAATACAGTTGAAGCTGATTTTCTAAAGCCCGGCATGAGGGTGGCTGTGCCGTTTGGTAAATCAAAGATCTATACAGGCATCGTTCATCGAGTACATCAGGAAAACACGGCCACTTACGAGGTTAAGGATATCGAGTTTATTATTGATGAACAACCAGTAGTCACAGAAAGCCAGTTACAGTTTTGGGAATGGATAAGTTCCTATTACCTATGCGCGGTAGGTCAAGTAATGCGAGCATCTTTACCTAAATCTTTTCTTTTAGAGAGTGAAACCATTGTTTTGAAAAATGAAGCCACTTTTATAGAGAACACATTGCTAGACGACCGAGAATTTCTAGTTATGGAAGCCTTGGAATCTCGCAATGCTTTAAAAGTTCAAGAAGTAATGGATATTCTGGACCGCAAGAGTGTGTTGCCTATTCTGCAAAAAATGCTGGAAAAGGATTTGATTATCCTACAAGAAGAGCTCTATCATACTTATAAGCCTAAAACAGAAAAATTTATCCTCCTACAAGAGGAATTAAATGAAGAAGAAAAGCTTCAATCGGTACTTGAAGAACTGCAACGTGCTCCTAAACAAAGAGAAGCTGTTATGACGCTATTCATGATGCAGGCAGGAAATTCTAAAGAGGTGACTAAAAAACAGCTTATAGAAAGAGCTAATGTTACTGCTGCTGTCATTAAAACACTCGTATCTAAAGGTATTCTTGTAGAAATTGAAAAAGAAATAGATAGGGTACTGGATAAGGAAGAAGAGGGAAGTGAGTTGTACCGTTTAAATGAAGATCAAACGAAGGCCTTGCAGCAGATTAAAAGTAGTTTTAAAGTTCGTAAGACAGTCTTGCTTCATGGGGTAACCTCAAGTGGTAAAACGCAACTATATGTAGAACTTATTAGAGAGCAACTAGAAAAGGGTCATCAAGCCTTGTATTTGTTGCCAGAAATTGCACTCACGACTCAATTGATCTCCAGATTAAAAAACTTTTTTAAACATCAAGTACTGGTGTATCACTCTAAATACAACCTCAACGAGCGCTTGGAAGTTTGGAATCATGTTATCAATGCAAAAGAGCCTTATGTGATTATAGGCGCCCGCAGTGCTATGTTATTACCGTTCCAAAACCTGGGCTTAATTATTGTGGACGAAGAGCATGAAACTAGTTTTAAGCAATACGATCCAGCACCTCGATATCATGCTAGAGATACTGCGATTGTATTGGGTCACATGAAAAAAGCATCTGTACTTCTTGGGAGTGCGACACCAGCATTAGAAAGTTATTACAATGCTAGTTCTGGTAAATACAACCTGGTAGAATTGAAGAAGCGTTTTGGAAATGTCCAGATGCCAGAAATCAATATGGTAGATATTAAAGAAAAGCACAAGCGTAAAAAGATGACCGGTCACTTTTCTGACACACTTATTGAGCATATGCAGCAAGCTTTTAGGGACAAGAAACAAGTGATCCTTTTTCAGAATAGGAGAGGCTATGCACCTATTATGGAATGTGGCACTTGTGGGAATGCACCACAATGTCCCAATTGTGATGTCAGCCTCACGTATCATCAATACAAAGGACAGCTAAGATGTCATTACTGCGGTTACCATACTTTTGTGCCTAAAGAGTGCCCGTCTTGCTCTAGTAGCGCAATGGATACTAAAGGTTTTGGTACAGAACAAATAGAGCAAGAGTTTAGGATGTTATTTCCTAATCACAAGGTTGCTCGTATGGATTTGGATACTACCAGAGGTAAGAATTCTTATGAAAAGCTCATTCATCAAATGGATGCGGGAGAAATAGACTGCTTGGTCGGTACACAAATGCTTACAAAAGGTCTTGATTTTAGAAATGTAAGTCTCGTAGGGGTAATGAATGCAGACTCTATGCTTAATTTTCCAGATTTTAGAGCTCATGAAAGGTGTTTTCAATTGCTTACACAAGTCTCAGGAAGAGCGGGGCGTACTAAAGAAGTAGGTAAGGTGTTGATACAGAGTTACCATCCAGATCATATGATCTTACAGCAGGTAAGTTCTTACGATTATGCTACCATGTATAAAGAACAGATTGAGGAGCGGTATCAGTTTAAGTACCCACCGTTTCAGAGATTGATAAGGATTACTTTTAAACATCGCGACTATCAGACAACCTTTGATTCAAGCACTTGGTTTGTAAATGCTTTGAATCAAATTCCTCATGGTGTGGTAGTTCTTGGGCCAGAGTTTCCGCCAGTTTCACGTATCAGGAACCTTTATAATATTCATGTCATTATAAAGTTATCAAAGCAACAGGCTCCAGATCAGGTAAAAGGCTATATCATGAAAGTAAAGAAAAGCTTTGAGTCTATTAAGCAGTATCGTTCTGTAAGATGTAACATAGATGTAGATGCTTACTAG
- a CDS encoding thioredoxin family protein: MKYLIAAFICFTQLVPAQTEITDIDAESKLLVNNDKLIVVDFYATWCGPCKIMDPILKELSKEYAGRVDFYKIDVDENAVDDALGVTAMPTYYFIKNSASLDVVKGAMSKGDMTSLIEKYVDYTSEDIVAVEEVPEEAGYDSFNINENHGTVTEFSDKVVDEIWNDYSKLNSLAWHAYEYHDKINDLLKAIEIVERSIELYKINANVDTHAALLFKTGNYTQALKKAKEAIEVAKQNGESYEETSQLMNKIIDKM, translated from the coding sequence ATGAAATATTTAATCGCAGCATTCATTTGCTTTACGCAGTTAGTGCCAGCTCAAACAGAAATTACCGACATTGATGCCGAATCAAAACTATTGGTTAATAATGATAAATTAATAGTCGTAGACTTTTATGCGACTTGGTGTGGTCCATGCAAAATAATGGATCCTATCCTAAAGGAACTTTCTAAAGAGTATGCGGGAAGAGTCGACTTCTATAAAATTGATGTAGATGAAAATGCTGTGGACGATGCCTTAGGTGTTACTGCTATGCCCACTTACTACTTTATTAAAAATTCAGCAAGTTTAGATGTAGTAAAAGGTGCTATGTCTAAGGGGGATATGACATCATTAATCGAGAAGTATGTAGATTATACCAGTGAAGATATTGTCGCAGTAGAAGAGGTCCCAGAGGAGGCAGGGTATGATAGCTTTAATATCAATGAAAATCACGGCACTGTTACTGAATTTTCAGATAAGGTAGTAGATGAGATTTGGAATGACTATTCAAAATTAAATTCACTCGCATGGCATGCTTATGAGTACCATGATAAAATTAATGATTTATTAAAAGCAATAGAAATTGTAGAGCGTTCCATAGAATTATATAAAATAAATGCTAATGTAGATACGCACGCTGCATTGTTATTTAAGACAGGTAATTATACGCAAGCCCTTAAAAAAGCTAAAGAAGCCATAGAAGTGGCAAAGCAAAATGGGGAGTCTTATGAAGAGACCTCTCAATTAATGAATAAAATAATAGATAAGATGTAA
- a CDS encoding glyoxalase — protein MNDRDEYLVALRPEIKGARVDENMSDEERFQNTTLRPISKLQNELIIAVFRNYIKKHKNVFCGLTAHKRIDYIENAVNRDQKFRNSLKGMMMGHFTMAEYQHYITNSSALNKRMMNLVRERLISNIQLFEKPVVDL, from the coding sequence ATGAATGATAGAGACGAATATCTAGTAGCCTTAAGACCTGAAATTAAGGGTGCACGAGTAGATGAAAACATGAGTGATGAAGAACGTTTTCAAAATACCACCTTACGCCCTATCTCAAAATTGCAAAATGAATTGATCATAGCTGTTTTTAGGAACTACATCAAAAAACATAAAAATGTTTTTTGCGGCCTTACGGCACATAAACGCATCGATTACATTGAAAATGCCGTCAATAGGGATCAAAAATTCAGAAATTCTTTAAAGGGAATGATGATGGGACATTTTACCATGGCAGAATATCAACATTACATTACCAATTCTAGCGCACTTAATAAACGCATGATGAATCTTGTACGAGAACGATTGATTAGTAATATACAGTTGTTTGAAAAGCCAGTCGTAGACTTATAA
- a CDS encoding DUF2461 domain-containing protein: MIDPALIIFLKELVQNNNKPWFEERKPYFKSLDTNFKTCANDIMLDLNQHDVIERAKTFRIYRDIRFSKDKTPFKAHRSANWIRAGADKRGGYYMRIKPNEHVIGVGFFSPEKEDLLRIRKELELDAQELRSIISNEPFIKCWGDLQGEQLKTAPRNFDKTHPNMDLIKFKSFYFMKSFTDQQVLSKDFSTIVNTSFKTARPFLNFMSDVLTTDLNGESLL; encoded by the coding sequence ATGATAGATCCAGCGTTAATTATATTTTTAAAAGAACTCGTTCAAAACAATAATAAACCATGGTTTGAAGAACGCAAGCCCTATTTTAAAAGTTTAGATACCAATTTTAAAACCTGTGCAAATGACATTATGCTAGATTTAAATCAGCATGATGTGATAGAAAGAGCTAAAACCTTTAGAATTTATAGGGATATACGCTTTTCAAAAGATAAAACGCCTTTTAAAGCTCATCGCAGTGCTAATTGGATCAGAGCCGGAGCAGATAAAAGAGGAGGTTATTACATGCGCATCAAACCTAATGAACATGTTATAGGTGTAGGGTTCTTTTCTCCAGAGAAGGAGGATCTCTTGCGCATACGAAAAGAGCTCGAATTAGACGCTCAAGAATTAAGATCGATTATTTCTAATGAGCCGTTTATAAAATGTTGGGGCGATTTGCAGGGAGAACAATTAAAAACAGCTCCAAGAAATTTTGATAAAACGCACCCAAATATGGACCTTATCAAATTTAAATCTTTTTATTTTATGAAATCATTTACAGATCAACAAGTACTGAGTAAAGATTTCTCAACTATCGTCAATACATCGTTTAAAACCGCAAGACCTTTTCTAAATTTCATGTCGGACGTTTTGACCACAGATCTTAATGGAGAGTCTTTGTTATAA
- a CDS encoding S8 family serine peptidase, protein MFKNKMFVIFSILLGSILYSTAQTQEEKIFIAQSYNQEEINSLDDYLKQLHKMNTSRFERLQAIHGWPEITQTKNGTTSYLIGVNILDEPIYISTMNDQAAQMQGARELQTGGSFGLNIEGQGMTVGVWDIGKIRETHQALIGRTVAGETITTLNGHSTHVAGTIASNGTGDMSARGIAPQSIIEYYKFQSSPSEVDDEREMSRAASTGLLVSNHSYGIASAQVSDVLLGKYDVRAQSWDRVSNTYPYYLIVCAAGNSRISSGVNPADNGYDILTSTSNAKNNLVVGASFGVLNYTGPSSVAMSSFSNWGPTDDGRVKPDITTKGVATISTDDSGDDQFLSRTGTSMSSPAVVGGAILLQQYFNSINGNYIKAATLKGLILHTASEAGSANGPDYEFGWGLMNTKGAADVIQFNQSSALISEISLQQGMSFTKSVTANGNALFSNKLTVSISWNDPATATADFPSMNQEDDRTAMIVNDLDISVTDQNGTLVYRPWKLNPAIPTAAATTSVNDVDNFEKIEIDQPVGNYTILVNHKGNLLNGVQDFSLIISGADNMTLSSQLEELETFTLYPNPTDDRFTVVLSNDWSEKLVSIVVYDILGKQVLSNTFENTGRFEKNIDVSNFNSGIYLVRVGDGSIFRTRKLIIR, encoded by the coding sequence ATGTTTAAAAATAAAATGTTTGTTATTTTTTCGATTTTGCTTGGATCCATACTTTACTCTACCGCACAGACACAAGAAGAAAAGATTTTCATAGCTCAAAGCTATAATCAAGAAGAAATCAATTCCTTAGATGATTACTTAAAACAGCTTCACAAGATGAACACGAGTCGTTTTGAGCGATTACAAGCTATTCATGGCTGGCCAGAAATTACTCAAACTAAGAACGGCACTACAAGCTATTTAATAGGGGTAAACATATTAGATGAGCCTATCTATATAAGCACTATGAATGATCAGGCTGCCCAAATGCAAGGCGCAAGAGAGCTTCAAACAGGAGGCTCTTTCGGTTTAAATATAGAAGGTCAGGGAATGACTGTTGGTGTTTGGGATATTGGTAAAATCAGAGAAACACATCAGGCTCTTATAGGTAGAACTGTTGCAGGAGAGACCATTACTACATTAAATGGTCACTCTACTCATGTTGCTGGTACAATCGCATCAAATGGAACTGGTGATATGAGCGCAAGAGGAATTGCCCCACAATCTATCATCGAGTATTATAAATTTCAATCGTCACCAAGTGAAGTAGATGATGAAAGAGAAATGTCTCGAGCTGCTTCAACAGGATTACTCGTTTCTAATCATAGTTATGGCATCGCTTCTGCCCAAGTATCAGATGTCCTTTTAGGTAAATACGATGTTAGAGCACAGTCCTGGGATCGAGTTTCTAATACATATCCCTATTATTTAATAGTATGTGCTGCTGGCAATTCACGTATTAGCAGCGGCGTTAATCCCGCAGATAATGGTTATGATATATTAACCTCTACTTCTAATGCAAAAAACAATTTGGTTGTAGGTGCGTCATTTGGTGTATTAAATTACACAGGACCCTCTAGTGTTGCTATGTCCTCTTTTAGTAATTGGGGCCCAACAGATGATGGCAGAGTCAAACCAGACATCACTACAAAAGGAGTTGCTACCATCAGCACAGATGACTCAGGAGATGATCAATTTTTATCTAGAACAGGTACTTCTATGTCCTCTCCGGCAGTTGTTGGTGGAGCTATATTGTTACAACAATACTTTAATAGTATCAATGGCAACTACATCAAAGCTGCAACACTCAAGGGGTTAATTCTACATACAGCAAGTGAAGCCGGATCTGCAAATGGACCTGATTATGAATTTGGTTGGGGTTTAATGAATACTAAAGGTGCAGCAGATGTAATTCAATTTAATCAAAGCTCTGCCTTAATATCTGAGATATCGCTCCAACAAGGAATGTCTTTTACCAAGTCCGTAACTGCAAATGGGAATGCCTTGTTCTCTAATAAATTGACCGTTTCAATATCATGGAATGATCCGGCAACTGCTACCGCTGATTTCCCTTCTATGAATCAAGAAGATGACAGAACTGCGATGATCGTTAATGACCTAGACATTAGTGTTACAGATCAAAATGGTACTCTTGTTTATAGACCTTGGAAATTAAACCCAGCTATACCTACTGCCGCTGCGACAACAAGTGTTAATGATGTTGATAATTTTGAGAAAATAGAAATTGATCAACCAGTTGGAAATTATACTATTTTAGTAAATCATAAAGGTAACTTGCTTAATGGGGTTCAGGATTTTTCTTTGATTATTTCTGGGGCTGACAATATGACTTTATCAAGCCAGTTAGAAGAATTAGAAACATTTACTTTATATCCTAATCCTACAGATGACCGCTTTACAGTTGTATTGAGTAATGATTGGTCTGAAAAACTTGTTTCCATAGTGGTTTACGATATTTTAGGAAAGCAAGTTCTGAGTAATACATTCGAAAATACAGGTAGATTTGAAAAAAATATCGATGTGTCTAATTTCAATAGTGGTATTTATCTAGTTAGAGTAGGAGATGGAAGTATATTTAGAACTAGAAAGCTTATTATTAGATAG
- the dnaN gene encoding DNA polymerase III subunit beta, protein MKFIVSSSYLQKHLQLLGGVINNNNTLPILDNFLLELTGNELKVSASDMETTIVSKLEVESEDDGSIALPAKLLLDTLKTFPEQPLTFHSVDTMMTVSHDKGKSEIACAAAAEFPKAVSISDPSNTSIMGDTLATAINKTIFAAGNDDLRPVMSGVFFQFASDSLTFVATDAHKLVRYKREDLSASQTAEFIMPKKPLNLLKAMLQGSESEVLIEYNDSNAQFSFDSTNIICRLIDGKYPNYEAVIPKENPNKLTISRTQFLNSVRRVSIFSNKTTHQIRLKMAGAELNISAEDLDYSNKADERLTCDYQGDDMQIGFNSRFLIEMLNNLTCDDVSLEMSLPNRAGILTPVDGLDEGENVTMLVMPVMLNQ, encoded by the coding sequence ATGAAATTTATAGTATCTAGCTCCTATCTTCAAAAACACCTTCAACTATTAGGTGGTGTGATAAATAACAATAACACTTTACCTATTTTAGATAACTTCCTTTTAGAATTAACTGGTAACGAGCTTAAAGTATCTGCCAGCGATATGGAGACTACTATTGTTAGTAAGCTTGAGGTGGAGAGTGAAGATGATGGGAGTATTGCTTTACCTGCAAAATTATTACTAGATACGCTTAAAACATTTCCAGAACAGCCGCTTACTTTTCACTCTGTGGATACCATGATGACGGTAAGTCATGATAAAGGTAAGTCTGAAATAGCCTGTGCAGCAGCAGCAGAGTTTCCGAAAGCGGTTTCTATTTCAGATCCTAGCAACACTTCTATAATGGGAGACACCCTTGCTACAGCAATCAACAAAACTATATTTGCTGCTGGTAATGACGATTTAAGACCTGTAATGAGCGGTGTATTTTTTCAGTTTGCAAGTGATTCACTTACTTTCGTAGCTACAGACGCTCATAAATTAGTGCGTTACAAAAGAGAAGATCTTTCGGCTAGTCAGACGGCAGAATTCATCATGCCTAAAAAACCTTTAAATCTTCTTAAAGCAATGTTGCAAGGCAGCGAGTCTGAAGTACTGATTGAATATAACGATAGTAACGCGCAATTCAGTTTTGATTCTACCAACATCATTTGCCGTTTAATCGATGGTAAGTACCCTAATTACGAAGCGGTGATTCCAAAGGAAAACCCTAATAAATTGACCATCTCTAGAACACAGTTTTTAAACTCTGTTAGACGTGTGAGTATTTTTTCGAATAAAACAACACACCAGATCAGACTTAAGATGGCTGGCGCTGAGCTCAATATAAGTGCTGAAGATTTAGATTACAGCAATAAAGCTGACGAACGGCTGACTTGTGATTATCAAGGTGACGATATGCAAATAGGTTTTAACAGTAGATTTCTTATTGAAATGCTCAATAACTTGACTTGTGATGATGTTTCTCTTGAAATGTCATTACCTAATCGCGCAGGGATTTTAACGCCTGTAGATGGACTTGACGAAGGCGAGAATGTTACTATGCTAGTAATGCCCGTAATGCTTAATCAATAA
- a CDS encoding DinB family protein: MILLKDLDKEEYSEYYTPYLSLLEKEASIESVLVDAIEQTVRLVNAIDKPFSYTYAAGKWSIGQVLQHNLDTERIFAYRALRFMRKDATPLPGFDQDIFVESLGGSAFAKAELLSSIQSTRQATIDLFKNATEDSLQFRGVASGQTMTARVIPFLIAGHSLHHENVIKERYLDK; this comes from the coding sequence ATGATTCTTTTAAAAGATCTTGATAAGGAGGAGTATTCAGAATATTATACTCCTTATCTCTCGTTGCTGGAAAAGGAAGCTAGTATAGAATCAGTTTTAGTAGATGCCATCGAGCAGACAGTTCGGCTGGTGAACGCTATTGACAAACCGTTTTCTTATACATACGCAGCTGGTAAATGGTCTATAGGTCAGGTATTACAACACAATTTGGATACGGAGCGTATTTTTGCTTACCGCGCACTAAGATTTATGCGTAAAGACGCTACTCCTTTACCAGGGTTTGATCAAGATATTTTTGTTGAAAGTTTAGGGGGTTCCGCTTTCGCGAAAGCGGAATTGCTATCTTCCATTCAATCGACTCGGCAGGCAACCATCGATTTGTTTAAGAATGCTACAGAAGATTCGTTACAATTTAGAGGAGTTGCAAGTGGTCAGACCATGACAGCAAGAGTGATTCCTTTTTTAATAGCTGGCCATAGTTTGCATCATGAGAACGTTATTAAAGAACGTTATCTAGACAAATAA
- a CDS encoding Lrp/AsnC family transcriptional regulator, giving the protein MAKIDDIDKKILDVLIENTRTPFTDIAKRLNISAGTVHVRVKKMEESGIIHGSSLTVDYHQLGYTFIAYIGVFLEKTSTTQFVLSRIQEIPFVTVAHITTGKFNIFCKIRAKDTTHAKKIIFMLDDIDGVSRTETMISLEESINDKKRLLHKVFQDL; this is encoded by the coding sequence ATGGCAAAGATTGACGATATTGATAAGAAAATTCTTGATGTTCTTATTGAGAATACTAGAACACCTTTTACAGATATTGCTAAAAGACTTAATATAAGTGCTGGAACGGTTCATGTTAGGGTTAAGAAAATGGAAGAATCAGGGATTATTCATGGATCTTCATTAACGGTAGACTACCACCAACTCGGTTATACATTTATAGCTTACATAGGGGTGTTTCTAGAAAAAACAAGTACGACGCAATTTGTGTTGAGTAGAATTCAAGAAATCCCTTTTGTTACTGTTGCTCATATTACCACTGGCAAATTCAATATTTTTTGTAAAATACGTGCTAAGGACACTACTCACGCAAAGAAAATTATATTTATGCTGGATGATATTGATGGTGTAAGTCGTACAGAAACGATGATCAGCTTAGAGGAAAGTATCAATGATAAGAAAAGGTTGTTGCACAAGGTATTTCAAGACTTGTAA
- a CDS encoding M14 family zinc carboxypeptidase, whose protein sequence is MLPRYYSYSQFENYFQKLLNALDGSRLKDLDIGKSVLKRSIYGLKIGSGKVKVLVWSQMHGNESSTTRAICELLKRSDLDRILENIELYIIPILNPDGAEKWTRVNANNVDLNRDAVLLSQPESILLRKVFDQFQPHYCFNLHGQRSIYGSKNGSIPAQLSFLAPAGDENKTLSVARIKAMHVINSINTDLNHHVNGIIGRYNDDFNINCVGDFMMSSSVPTVLFEAGHSGDDYSRDEVSMLVYKALQIALKSVFTSHLLDVAVVNAYKSIPEMSKAYVDIWIKNYKSSTGLQHLSIQYHEQIKDGELYFIPILIGVNREDVLNGHRVIDMSDDHSFKNDLIVEGNFEIHSESLNIKIFTN, encoded by the coding sequence ATGCTTCCTAGATATTACTCCTATTCACAATTTGAAAACTATTTCCAGAAGCTCTTAAACGCTTTAGATGGTTCTAGGTTAAAAGATCTGGATATTGGAAAATCAGTCCTTAAAAGGTCTATTTACGGATTGAAGATAGGATCTGGTAAGGTTAAGGTTTTAGTGTGGTCTCAAATGCACGGTAATGAGTCTTCTACTACTAGAGCTATTTGTGAGCTTTTGAAAAGGAGTGATCTAGACCGTATACTAGAAAATATTGAATTGTACATTATTCCTATTTTAAATCCTGATGGAGCTGAAAAATGGACCCGAGTAAATGCAAATAATGTGGATTTAAATAGAGATGCGGTTTTATTATCGCAACCAGAAAGCATCTTATTGAGAAAAGTTTTTGATCAATTCCAACCCCATTATTGTTTTAACTTGCATGGGCAACGCAGTATTTACGGTTCTAAAAATGGGTCAATTCCTGCTCAATTATCTTTTCTTGCTCCTGCGGGTGATGAAAATAAAACCCTTAGTGTTGCCCGTATTAAGGCTATGCATGTTATTAATTCGATAAATACAGACTTGAATCATCATGTAAATGGTATTATAGGTAGGTACAATGACGACTTTAATATCAATTGTGTAGGAGATTTTATGATGAGTTCTTCTGTGCCTACCGTCTTATTTGAGGCAGGCCATTCAGGAGATGATTACTCACGAGATGAAGTGAGCATGTTGGTGTACAAAGCGCTTCAAATAGCTTTAAAGTCAGTTTTCACAAGTCATTTACTTGATGTTGCTGTTGTGAATGCATATAAATCTATTCCAGAAATGAGCAAAGCCTATGTAGATATTTGGATAAAGAATTATAAATCCTCGACAGGTCTCCAACATCTTTCTATTCAGTATCATGAGCAGATTAAGGATGGTGAGCTCTATTTTATTCCTATACTAATAGGTGTGAATAGAGAAGATGTCTTAAATGGGCATCGTGTTATAGACATGTCAGATGATCATAGTTTTAAAAATGATTTGATTGTAGAAGGCAATTTTGAAATACACTCGGAGTCTTTGAATATTAAAATATTTACTAATTAA
- a CDS encoding helix-turn-helix domain-containing protein: MVNSADFSKRMQKIMDRNDLNASSFAERIHVGRSSISHILSGRNKPSLDFVINTVKEFPEVDFDWLLNGKGTYPRSETPQTLPTENTSPTAIPEKKAMESSRSEPMQTASQDLFSTPDHKETNHIPKINKGKNIQKVILLYDDGSFEYFIP; this comes from the coding sequence ATGGTGAATTCAGCAGATTTTTCAAAAAGAATGCAAAAAATTATGGATAGGAACGATTTAAACGCTTCTTCCTTTGCAGAACGTATTCATGTAGGGCGTAGTTCTATATCACATATTCTTTCTGGACGTAACAAACCCAGCCTTGATTTTGTCATTAATACAGTAAAGGAATTTCCTGAAGTAGATTTCGATTGGTTACTAAATGGTAAAGGAACCTATCCCAGATCAGAAACACCACAAACACTTCCTACTGAAAACACATCTCCTACTGCTATTCCTGAAAAGAAAGCAATGGAGTCCAGCCGTTCAGAACCTATGCAAACAGCATCTCAAGATCTTTTTTCAACTCCTGATCACAAAGAGACTAATCATATACCTAAAATAAATAAAGGGAAAAATATACAAAAAGTTATTTTGTTGTATGACGACGGAAGTTTTGAATATTTTATACCTTAA